The window GACGGTCGCCCGGATTAAATCTACGCGTTGTGGCAGTCGCTCGGGGATCGGGTCGGATCGACCACCGCCGCGATCGCGCGTTCGGCTGTCGAATATGCGTTCGACTCCTTCGAACGCTTATATGGCTGGAGTCCGATCATCGATTATGAACGAAACGCGGGATAACGCCGTATCGGGGGACGCAGACACGGTTCGCACCGCCGAAACGATGTTCGACGTCGTGCAACGGCTCGTCGAGGCCGACGGCGCGTCGCTGGCCGAGCTCGCCGCCGAGCTCGACTACGCGAAGAGCACGGTCCATCGGCACCTCCACACCTTGGAGGACCTCGGCTACGTCGTCAGGCGCGACGACGGCTACCACGTCGGACTTCGGTTCCTCGAGATCGGCGTCACCGCCCGAAGCGGCTACTGCGGCTACGACCTCGTGCGCCAGAAGGTCGAGGAGATCGCGGAGGTCACCGGGGAGCGCGCCCAGTTCTTCGTCGAGGAACACGGCAAGGCGGTGTACCTCGCCCGCGCCGTCGGGGACCAGGCGGTCCGCACCGATCCCGGCATCGGGAGTCGCATCCCGCTGTACGCGGCCTCGGCCGGGAAGGCGATCCTCGCCGAGCTGTCCGAGCCCGAGCTGTCCGATATGTTCGAACGCATGGCGTTCGAGCCCGTGACGGACCACACCATCACCGACCCGGACGAGCTCCGCGCCGAGATCGAGGCGGGCCGAGAGCGCGGCTACTTCTTCAACAGGGAGGAGTCGCTCCGGGGGACCCACGCCGTCGGCGTCGCGATCTGCGGCCCGGACGACGAGGTTATCGGCGGACTCAGCGTCACCGGCCCCTCCCACCGGCTGAACGGGGAGCGGCTCGAGTCCGAGCTCCCCGACCTGCTGCTCGGCGCGGCGAACGAGCTCGAGCTCAACATCGCGTACTCGTAGCGCCGAACTGCGGTCGTCCGCGAGCCTCTACGTCGTTCGATATGCTCGAATACATCGCTTCGCTCGCCGGCGGTTACGAACTCACGCCGCTGCCGCGCTCTCAACTAACACGAGTACTGTTGTTATTCTGAGCGGACTGCGACGGCGACCGGCTCCGACCGACACCGAGTCGGTCCTCACGGATTCGGACGGCGCTCCGCCTCGAGTTTAGTTTATAACTATGACACGTCAAGAATATACCGAACAGAGTAAACTTCCAGCGCACTCGTCCTACGAGCACTCCTCGGAGGCGAGATCGTCGCACGCGACACCGGTTCGTCAACCGCTGTGCCGAAGTGCGACGGTGTCGAGTCGGGACGCCTCGTAACGGGGATCCGATACTAACCGTCCGAATATCGTCGATATTCGATTTATATGTTCTTAACCTGGCGGAAATAATCAGATACGCGGATCCCAGCGGCTTTCGATCGATTCTCTGTTCGACCTTGCCCGTCCGATGACACGCTCGGCGTCTCGCCGATGGTCCGTGACTTCGACTGGAGGCGACTGTTACGGATCGCGCTTTATCGACCCATATTTATAATATTTTGATATAGTATATAAATCTGGTATGTCTGTCGATCCGCCGTCGGATCGACTCGTCCGCGTCAGGCCGTCTCCATCTCGCGCTCAAGCTCGCGGAGCCGCTCGACGCGGTTCTCGGTCGACGGGTGCGTCGAGGCCAGCTTCCCGACGAACCCCGCCTTGACCGGGATGATGAAGAACGCGTTCATCTCCGCCTCCTCGCGCAGGTCCTCCTTCGGCACGCGGTCCATCCGCCCGTCGATCGTCATCAGCGCCGACGCGAGCGCGCCGGGCTTGCCCGTGATCAGCGCGGCGCCGCGGTCGGCCGTGTACTCGCGGTACCGCGAGAGCGCCCGGATCAGCAGGAACGAGATGATCCAGACGAGGATCGAGGCGACGATGGCGACGATGACCGGTGCGCCCTGACGGTTGTCGCCGCTGAACAGCCACCCCCATCGGACGATGAAGAAGGCGATGGTGGAGAGGAACGAGGCGATGGTCATCACCATCACGTCGCGGTTCTTCACGTGCGCGAGCTCGTGGGCGAGCACGCCGTCGAGCTCGTCGTCGTCGAGCGCCCGGAGCAGGCCGGTCGTCACCGCGACGGTCGCGTTCTTCTTGTTCCGCCCGGTTGCGAACGCGTTCGGCACCTGCGTGTCGGCGACGGCGATCGTCGGCTTCGGGAGGTCGGCCTGCTGGCTCAGCCGCTCGACCCGTCGGTGGAGGTCGGGGTACTCATCGGCGCTCACCTCGCGGGCGCCCATGCTCCGCAGGGCGAGCTTGTCGCTGAAGAAGTACTGCGCGAGCGAGAACATCCCGAACATCGCGAGCGTGAAGATGATCCCGACGTTGAACACCTCG is drawn from Halorubrum sp. CBA1229 and contains these coding sequences:
- the htpX gene encoding zinc metalloprotease HtpX, with protein sequence MEWKTDWGLRGRMGFTMFLLFALYVVFIGVLIEVFNVGIIFTLAMFGMFSLAQYFFSDKLALRSMGAREVSADEYPDLHRRVERLSQQADLPKPTIAVADTQVPNAFATGRNKKNATVAVTTGLLRALDDDELDGVLAHELAHVKNRDVMVMTIASFLSTIAFFIVRWGWLFSGDNRQGAPVIVAIVASILVWIISFLLIRALSRYREYTADRGAALITGKPGALASALMTIDGRMDRVPKEDLREEAEMNAFFIIPVKAGFVGKLASTHPSTENRVERLRELEREMETA
- a CDS encoding IclR family transcriptional regulator, with the translated sequence MNETRDNAVSGDADTVRTAETMFDVVQRLVEADGASLAELAAELDYAKSTVHRHLHTLEDLGYVVRRDDGYHVGLRFLEIGVTARSGYCGYDLVRQKVEEIAEVTGERAQFFVEEHGKAVYLARAVGDQAVRTDPGIGSRIPLYAASAGKAILAELSEPELSDMFERMAFEPVTDHTITDPDELRAEIEAGRERGYFFNREESLRGTHAVGVAICGPDDEVIGGLSVTGPSHRLNGERLESELPDLLLGAANELELNIAYS